The following coding sequences are from one Persephonella hydrogeniphila window:
- the purC gene encoding phosphoribosylaminoimidazolesuccinocarboxamide synthase — MEKREKLYEGKAKIIYATDEPDKVIAHFKDAATAFDAVKKATIKGKGALNNTISSFFFQLLNEKGIPTHFVKKLSDREMLVYKVEIIPVEVVVRNIAAGSIVRRLGIPEKTKFSPPLVEFYLKNDELHDPIICEEHIYAMNLAKPEEVSKMKELALKVNDILKDFMEKQGVILVDFKLEFGRKDGKIVVADEISPDTCRFWDAKTGESLDKDRFRFDLGDLIEGYKKILEKIEKGEN, encoded by the coding sequence ATGGAAAAAAGGGAAAAGCTGTACGAAGGAAAAGCAAAGATAATATACGCAACTGACGAACCAGATAAAGTAATAGCCCATTTTAAAGATGCAGCAACCGCTTTTGATGCTGTCAAAAAAGCCACAATAAAAGGAAAAGGAGCTCTAAACAATACCATATCTTCTTTTTTCTTTCAGTTATTAAATGAAAAGGGAATACCAACCCATTTTGTAAAAAAGTTGTCTGACAGAGAAATGCTGGTTTATAAAGTAGAGATAATACCTGTTGAGGTTGTTGTAAGGAATATTGCAGCAGGAAGTATTGTAAGAAGACTTGGTATTCCTGAAAAAACAAAATTTTCTCCTCCACTTGTTGAGTTTTATCTTAAAAATGATGAACTTCACGACCCTATTATATGTGAAGAGCATATATACGCTATGAATCTGGCAAAACCTGAAGAAGTCAGTAAGATGAAAGAGCTTGCACTAAAAGTTAATGACATACTTAAAGATTTTATGGAAAAACAAGGAGTTATTCTTGTTGATTTTAAACTTGAGTTTGGAAGAAAAGACGGAAAAATCGTTGTTGCTGATGAGATATCTCCTGATACATGCAGATTCTGGGACGCAAAAACAGGGGAAAGCTTAGACAAGGATAGATTTAGGTTTGACCTTGGTGATCTGATTGAGGGATACAAGAAAATATTAGAAAAAATAGAAAAAGGGGAAAATTAA